CCCGCCATTGGCGAGAGGACATCGCGCTGGCCGTGATGGCCGCGCTGGAGGCGCACTTCCGGACGCGGCCCGATTACCCGACTTTGATATAGGTCGCCTTGTGGGGGTGTGATCTCCCTGCCTGGTGAAGGAGAGAGGGAAGATGCCGATCCATCCTGTTTGGGTGGAAAGAGTGATGCTTAAAGCGGGCGCGTTCCCCGCGCCGTTGCTGGATGGGTTCATCTACTGGATGGCCAGCAAGGCCTTGTTGGTCGCCAACGATCTGGGCGTGTTTGATGTGTTGGAGATGGGCCCCCTTTCCGCCTCGGAGCTGGCCGAGGCGGTGGAGGCCAGCGAGAAGGGCGTGCGTGTGCTGTTGGAGGTGTTGGATTCGCTGGGCTATGTGGCTCGCAGCGACGGGCGGTATGCGAACACCAAGATGGCCTCCAGGTGGCTGGCCCGGCGATCTCCCGATACCCTGGCTCACTCCCTGACGTTCTTCCACGAGTTCTGGCAGCGAGCGGAATACACGGAGGAGGCCATCCGCAGAGGGGCGCCTCCCATCAGCGCCTGGGAGTGGATGGCTCAGCGCCCTGGGACCTATCGACACGCCCAACTCCATTGGCGCAGCCTCGCCCGAATGGGGGGCAAGGAGATCGTCTCCAAGGTCAGGTTGCCCGCCGGGGCCAGGCGGCTACTTGATCTGGGCGGCGGGCATGGCCTGTACGCGATCCAGTTCTGCCGGTCCTATCCCGAGCTGTCGGCGGTGATCTTCGATTGGGCTGAGGGCATCGATATGGCGGAGGAGACCATCGCCGAGGAGGGGATGGGAGACCGGGTGGGCGTTCAGGTGGGCGATTTCTTCTCCGATTACATCGGTGATGGCTATGACGTGATCCTGATGTTCAACCTCATCCATAGCAATAGCGGCGTCGAGAACACGGCTTTGCTGGAGAAGGTCTTCCACGCCCTGAACCCGAATGGCCTGGTCGTCATCTACGATGCCATCCTGGACAAACGGTCTTCTGGGATTTCCGGTGTGCTCGCCTCGCTGTTGGGGCTGAACCTTCTGGTGGAAGGAGGGGGGCAGGCCTATCATTTCGAGGACGTGAGCGGTTGGCTGGCGCAGGCCGGCTTCGTCGATCGCCGGCGGATTCGCCTGATGAGGGCGCGAGGATTTGCCTTGATCCTGGGCACGAAGCCGCCGGCGGGTTGAGGGATATGGTTTGGAGGATCGAGAAGGGGAAGTGGATATCGAGGATTCGACGCTACAGGATTGATCGCCGGCGAATGGCCGGCGACGTTTTGGACGGAATGTCATACCGGTGTTAAGATGGGATATCTCTCCCGCAGGGTGCCGATGGGTAGGTGACGC
This window of the Chloroflexota bacterium genome carries:
- a CDS encoding methyltransferase domain-containing protein, coding for MPIHPVWVERVMLKAGAFPAPLLDGFIYWMASKALLVANDLGVFDVLEMGPLSASELAEAVEASEKGVRVLLEVLDSLGYVARSDGRYANTKMASRWLARRSPDTLAHSLTFFHEFWQRAEYTEEAIRRGAPPISAWEWMAQRPGTYRHAQLHWRSLARMGGKEIVSKVRLPAGARRLLDLGGGHGLYAIQFCRSYPELSAVIFDWAEGIDMAEETIAEEGMGDRVGVQVGDFFSDYIGDGYDVILMFNLIHSNSGVENTALLEKVFHALNPNGLVVIYDAILDKRSSGISGVLASLLGLNLLVEGGGQAYHFEDVSGWLAQAGFVDRRRIRLMRARGFALILGTKPPAG